A genome region from Fervidobacterium changbaicum includes the following:
- a CDS encoding helicase-related protein → MSDIWTIIKSGDEIEIPNWNETVIVNSVEEIGNYVRIVGAGKFSRKHIDQLITKEEFEKTVVINRRVDFSEEAWKVFLAIETIRYRFASMYDPLLAVSISKIDPLPHQIEAVYGYVLKLPRIRFLIADDPGAGKTIMAGLIIKELKLRQLIKRILIVAPGHLKDQWRRELKEKFEEDFVIVDRNIMDSMYGVNVWDRENQIITSIDFAKREDILPSLSSSRFDLIIVDEAHKMSAYRYGDKTEKTDRYRLGEVLSRITDHLLFLTATPHKGDPENFRLFLDLLEPGFFASNEMIKQSIENKDNPLFIRRKKEDLKDFEGKPLFLPRHVKTISFNLGISSPKEKNLYNKLSEYVNTQYNKALAKEKKRNVAFALVILQRRFASSTYALLKSLERRKKRLEELLNADYTRRGNNEYIDFENIEDMAEEDRWKEEEKWETLSLAENREELREEVKTLEELIQLASEIIQSEQEIKLKELKKSLEELSSKYSDPKQRKILIFTESKDTLEYLESKIRNWGYKVNTIHGGMKLEDRIRAESIFKNETEIMVATEAAGEGINLQFCNLMINYDIPWNPNRLEQRMGRIHRYGQQREVFVFNLVAEDTREGKVLSRLFQKLEEIKQALGTDKVFDVLSEVLYDKNLAQLLVEAAANARNLDDILKEIEITVDEDYIARIKENLGETLATQYIDYTRIKEMAQQAEERKLVPEYPENYFKRAFERAEGKIKDRKDGFLAIESVPFEIRKIAEEDEFKKKHGLVMRRYPKITFDKNLAFKNPDAEFVSFGHPLFEALLTWVERNFMNSLTRGATFYDPDGKLNGYILFYEGEIEDGTGSTAGKRLFSFYVDDKQVVPISPAIIWDLREGEPQQEEPVDIEELKRRTLEVVLSELEGYKQELLKERGRQAQIKEKYGVKSLEYLIVKLDDELISLYERKDKGEDVDIVISNKRERKSEYEKALDKLKKLIQQEKALSISMPKFVGIVRVKPMEGIDNSMKSDAEIEAIGIRVAMEYEIRNGRIPEDVSSQNLGFDIRSKDKDGKVRYIEVKARAGVGDVALTQNEWFKAQRFKDDYYLYVVLNAATSPELYIIQNPAERLAAVEKIEIVRYVVESGEISKKGNKVS, encoded by the coding sequence ATGTCTGACATCTGGACAATTATCAAATCGGGTGACGAAATAGAAATACCTAACTGGAACGAGACAGTGATTGTCAATTCAGTTGAAGAAATTGGCAACTACGTACGAATTGTTGGTGCTGGTAAGTTTTCTCGAAAGCATATTGATCAACTAATTACAAAAGAGGAATTTGAGAAAACAGTTGTCATCAACAGAAGAGTAGATTTTTCGGAAGAAGCTTGGAAAGTGTTTCTTGCAATAGAGACTATTCGCTACCGTTTTGCGTCTATGTACGATCCCCTCCTTGCGGTGAGCATCTCAAAGATAGACCCACTGCCGCATCAGATAGAAGCAGTGTACGGATATGTTTTAAAACTCCCAAGAATAAGATTCCTAATTGCTGACGACCCTGGAGCTGGAAAGACCATAATGGCTGGCTTGATTATAAAAGAACTGAAACTACGTCAACTAATCAAAAGGATTCTTATTGTAGCACCTGGTCATTTGAAAGATCAATGGAGAAGAGAGTTAAAGGAAAAATTTGAAGAAGACTTTGTGATAGTAGATAGGAACATTATGGATTCTATGTATGGCGTAAATGTATGGGATCGCGAGAACCAGATAATTACATCCATAGACTTTGCAAAGAGGGAAGACATTCTCCCATCCTTGAGTTCTTCAAGATTTGATTTGATAATCGTTGACGAAGCACATAAAATGAGTGCCTATCGCTATGGAGACAAAACTGAAAAGACCGACAGGTACAGATTAGGAGAAGTGCTTTCAAGGATAACTGACCACCTGCTCTTCCTAACCGCTACGCCTCATAAAGGGGACCCCGAGAATTTCAGATTATTTCTCGACCTGCTTGAACCTGGATTTTTCGCCTCTAATGAGATGATCAAGCAGTCCATTGAGAATAAGGATAATCCCCTTTTCATAAGGCGCAAAAAGGAAGATTTGAAAGATTTTGAAGGTAAGCCTTTGTTCCTTCCGAGACATGTAAAAACAATTTCCTTCAACCTTGGTATAAGTTCTCCGAAAGAGAAGAACCTCTATAATAAGTTATCAGAATATGTGAACACACAGTACAATAAGGCTCTCGCAAAGGAGAAAAAAAGAAACGTTGCCTTTGCTTTAGTGATTCTTCAAAGGAGATTTGCCTCAAGTACGTATGCACTTTTGAAATCGTTGGAGAGAAGAAAGAAAAGGCTGGAAGAACTGTTAAATGCTGACTATACTCGCAGAGGCAATAACGAATATATAGATTTCGAAAATATAGAAGACATGGCTGAAGAAGATAGATGGAAGGAAGAAGAAAAATGGGAAACCTTAAGTCTTGCAGAAAATAGAGAGGAACTTAGAGAGGAGGTCAAGACACTGGAGGAACTTATTCAGCTTGCAAGTGAGATTATTCAAAGCGAACAGGAAATCAAACTCAAAGAACTAAAGAAATCCCTGGAGGAGTTGAGTAGTAAATACAGCGATCCTAAGCAAAGGAAAATCTTGATTTTCACAGAATCTAAGGATACGCTCGAGTACCTTGAAAGCAAGATTAGGAATTGGGGCTATAAAGTAAATACAATTCACGGTGGCATGAAACTTGAAGACAGGATAAGGGCGGAATCCATTTTCAAAAACGAGACCGAAATAATGGTTGCAACGGAAGCAGCAGGAGAGGGTATAAACCTTCAGTTTTGCAATTTAATGATTAACTACGACATCCCATGGAATCCGAACCGCCTTGAACAAAGAATGGGAAGAATCCATCGTTATGGCCAGCAACGAGAAGTCTTTGTCTTCAACTTAGTTGCCGAAGATACGCGAGAGGGGAAGGTTTTGAGCAGGTTGTTCCAAAAGCTCGAAGAAATAAAGCAAGCTCTTGGAACAGACAAGGTTTTTGATGTGCTCAGCGAGGTATTGTACGACAAGAATTTAGCGCAGCTTTTAGTTGAAGCTGCGGCAAATGCGAGGAATCTTGATGATATTTTGAAGGAAATAGAGATAACAGTGGACGAAGATTATATAGCGAGGATCAAGGAAAACCTTGGTGAAACTCTTGCCACGCAATACATAGATTACACGCGCATAAAAGAAATGGCTCAGCAGGCGGAAGAGAGGAAGCTGGTTCCGGAATACCCCGAGAATTATTTCAAAAGGGCGTTCGAAAGAGCAGAGGGAAAGATAAAAGATAGAAAGGACGGATTCCTAGCCATTGAATCTGTACCTTTTGAAATAAGAAAAATTGCTGAGGAAGATGAATTTAAAAAGAAACACGGTTTAGTGATGAGAAGATATCCGAAGATCACGTTTGATAAAAACCTTGCTTTCAAAAATCCAGACGCAGAATTTGTCTCTTTTGGGCACCCTCTTTTCGAGGCTCTTCTTACTTGGGTAGAAAGAAACTTTATGAACTCTCTGACCAGAGGTGCGACATTCTACGACCCGGATGGAAAGCTCAATGGATACATTTTATTCTACGAAGGAGAAATAGAGGACGGGACGGGTAGTACTGCTGGAAAAAGGCTCTTTTCGTTCTACGTCGATGACAAACAAGTTGTGCCGATTTCACCTGCCATCATTTGGGATTTACGCGAAGGTGAACCACAACAAGAAGAGCCTGTTGATATTGAAGAACTCAAAAGAAGAACACTGGAAGTTGTCCTTTCAGAACTTGAAGGCTACAAGCAAGAACTTCTCAAAGAACGAGGGCGTCAGGCACAGATAAAGGAAAAATACGGAGTCAAATCGCTTGAGTACCTAATTGTTAAGCTTGACGACGAGTTAATCTCGTTATATGAGCGCAAGGATAAAGGCGAAGATGTAGACATTGTGATAAGCAACAAAAGAGAAAGAAAGTCTGAATATGAGAAGGCTCTAGACAAACTGAAAAAATTGATACAGCAGGAGAAGGCTTTGAGTATAAGTATGCCAAAGTTTGTAGGGATTGTCAGAGTAAAGCCGATGGAAGGAATCGACAATTCCATGAAAAGCGATGCGGAGATTGAAGCCATAGGTATAAGAGTAGCGATGGAGTACGAAATCAGAAATGGCAGAATCCCAGAGGATGTATCATCGCAAAATCTTGGTTTCGATATACGTTCGAAAGATAAAGATGGGAAAGTAAGGTACATAGAAGTGAAAGCGAGAGCAGGAGTAGGAGACGTAGCACTCACGCAAAATGAATGGTTTAAAGCGCAAAGGTTTAAAGATGATTATTATTTGTACGTAGTGCTTAATGCTGCAACCTCACCGGAACTTTACATAATCCAAAATCCTGCAGAAAGGCTTGCTGCGGTTGAAAAGATAGAAATAGTGAGGTATGTTGTAGAAAGTGGTGAGATATCTAAAAAGGGTAACAAGGTGTCTTAA
- a CDS encoding S9 family peptidase, translating to MKEEKDYEVVDEIPFWANGSGFTNKKRLRLFKYNIQTQQISPITDEYSNVEYISDSPDGNTVLYVSNTFKDVMKMPNDLYLYDAQKDESIKLTHHDHFMYELAEFVDGKVIFAGSDMRRYGINENPQFYILDISSNRVEPIAPDFDASIGNSVNSDCRFGRNRAIKIDGKYLYFVSTQWHDAQLFRIDLSGKIEQLTFETGSVDGFDVVNGQVFFVGLRNMKLQEIYELVGKQEKQISQFNEWVQKERYTSRPERFTFNTKDGTPIEGWVMKPFNFEPDKKYPAILEIHGGPKTAYGEVFMHEMQLLASEGYVVMFCNPRGSDGRGNQFADIRGKYGTVDYEDLMQFVDEAIARYDFIDENRIGVTGGSYGGFMTNWIIGHTDRFKAAVSQRSISNWISKFGTTDIGYFFVEDQQLATPWSDFEKLWWHSPMKYADKVKTPTLFIHSDEDYRCWLVEAIQMFTSLKYHGVEAKLVIFKGENHELSRSGKPLHRLRRLKEIVGWFDKYLK from the coding sequence TTGAAAGAAGAAAAAGACTACGAAGTCGTTGATGAAATACCTTTCTGGGCAAACGGTTCTGGGTTTACGAACAAGAAACGATTGAGACTTTTCAAATACAATATTCAAACCCAACAAATCAGCCCCATCACCGACGAATATTCCAACGTAGAGTACATCTCTGACAGCCCCGATGGAAATACTGTCCTGTATGTTTCCAACACCTTCAAAGACGTCATGAAAATGCCCAATGATTTGTACCTTTACGATGCGCAAAAAGATGAATCGATTAAATTGACTCACCACGACCACTTCATGTACGAACTTGCTGAGTTTGTGGATGGGAAGGTAATCTTCGCTGGAAGTGACATGCGAAGATATGGAATAAACGAAAATCCGCAATTCTACATACTCGATATCTCAAGCAATCGGGTAGAACCGATAGCGCCCGATTTTGATGCGAGCATCGGCAACAGTGTGAACAGCGACTGCAGATTTGGTCGGAACAGAGCTATTAAAATTGATGGTAAGTACCTGTATTTTGTGAGCACGCAATGGCACGATGCTCAGCTTTTCAGAATAGACCTCTCTGGGAAGATTGAGCAGCTCACATTCGAAACTGGTTCGGTCGATGGTTTTGATGTTGTAAATGGCCAGGTGTTCTTCGTTGGCTTGAGAAATATGAAACTTCAAGAAATCTACGAGCTTGTTGGAAAACAAGAAAAACAAATCAGCCAGTTCAACGAATGGGTGCAAAAAGAAAGGTACACATCAAGACCTGAGCGGTTCACGTTCAACACAAAAGATGGTACACCCATCGAAGGCTGGGTCATGAAACCTTTCAACTTTGAACCAGACAAAAAGTATCCCGCAATCTTAGAAATCCACGGTGGACCAAAGACAGCCTATGGAGAAGTCTTCATGCACGAAATGCAGCTACTTGCAAGTGAAGGATACGTTGTCATGTTCTGCAATCCGCGTGGTAGTGACGGAAGAGGCAACCAGTTTGCAGACATCCGAGGCAAGTACGGAACAGTGGATTACGAAGACCTAATGCAATTTGTAGATGAGGCAATCGCAAGGTATGATTTCATCGATGAGAACAGAATAGGTGTCACCGGCGGTTCATACGGCGGCTTTATGACCAACTGGATTATCGGCCATACGGATAGATTCAAGGCGGCAGTTTCCCAAAGAAGCATTTCAAACTGGATAAGCAAATTCGGAACGACGGATATTGGATACTTCTTTGTCGAAGACCAGCAGTTGGCAACACCTTGGAGTGATTTTGAAAAACTCTGGTGGCACTCACCGATGAAATACGCAGACAAAGTCAAAACACCGACGCTTTTCATACATTCGGACGAAGACTACCGCTGCTGGCTCGTTGAAGCAATCCAGATGTTCACATCGCTCAAATACCACGGTGTTGAAGCAAAGCTGGTGATATTCAAAGGTGAAAACCACGAATTGAGCAGGTCAGGAAAACCATTGCACAGATTGAGAAGGTTGAAGGAAATTGTAGGGTGGTTTGACAAATATCTTAAGTGA
- a CDS encoding M15 family metallopeptidase, with amino-acid sequence MRYASSEIVIVVIILLLIPTLLEPAVWEVKLEIGLSSLNYQFRKYVEDFVRECSKEGISVWIYETWRSKKRQQALYAQGRQPLEIVNEKRKEVGLPLLREKENRYIVTRLRVSAHNYGLAADFVPVVNGRPQWNNNELWQRCGEVALRLGMEWGGTWKGLSDKVHIQMKDWRKVATFNHLDRLIIE; translated from the coding sequence TTGAGATATGCAAGCTCAGAAATAGTAATCGTGGTCATCATTCTTCTTCTAATTCCAACACTCTTGGAACCAGCTGTTTGGGAGGTTAAGTTGGAGATAGGATTAAGTAGTTTAAATTATCAATTTAGAAAATATGTTGAAGATTTTGTTAGAGAGTGTTCAAAGGAAGGAATCAGTGTGTGGATATATGAAACTTGGCGTTCGAAAAAAAGGCAGCAGGCTTTGTATGCTCAAGGGAGACAACCACTAGAGATAGTAAATGAAAAGCGTAAAGAAGTAGGTCTTCCTTTGTTACGAGAAAAAGAAAATAGATATATTGTCACAAGACTCCGTGTTTCAGCACATAACTACGGTTTGGCAGCAGATTTTGTTCCGGTTGTTAATGGCAGACCTCAGTGGAACAATAATGAACTTTGGCAAAGATGTGGCGAAGTTGCGTTAAGATTAGGTATGGAATGGGGCGGTACTTGGAAAGGGCTTTCAGACAAAGTCCACATTCAGATGAAAGACTGGCGCAAAGTGGCGACCTTCAATCATTTAGATAGGTTGATAATTGAGTAA
- a CDS encoding CRISPR-associated DxTHG motif protein — protein sequence MTKLLTFLGTGSYQESEVFIDDFRTKQKIFPLALVEFFKSQGKDLEVIFFLTRGAYETFQKEQVKEFCESRGISVKIVDISEDEKVADFVKKIIPRVQDGDEVILDVTHSFRMLPMMALIISLYLKELKQIQVKIIYGKYDRDIKTTRCTDITEMSETIDWIYGTKLFTNYGFATQLSELIKKQNEKYYKNNHKKNADRPTKLGILSDDLTKVSESIRLGSIQLIRNSLSKFFKDISDEKLKRDVSEFVPHFAPLFEKLVERYKAFHIENESLILNEEELKSEAELVKFYVQTGDYGMALRLAREYIKNVLLYKMGKHDEFLNISERESLPVKSNVLFDARNHFAHFGFNNLPVSPDKIRAALNDLIEKIENGNLDVFFNEFTPEKNLKAILTPLGTTQGALYTVLKNYNADLLVILTSEEGNKLVDEIVEKSEFRGEVRTIIIKDPFSGVTEIRDILSKAENYLENAREIIVNITGGTTFMTYIIERIRDRIRYGKSIKSVIAFDERPYDEQRKNPYVVGKILEIA from the coding sequence ATGACGAAACTTCTAACCTTCCTTGGCACGGGCTCTTACCAGGAGAGTGAAGTATTCATAGATGACTTTAGGACAAAGCAAAAGATTTTTCCGCTTGCTTTGGTTGAGTTTTTTAAATCGCAGGGCAAAGACCTTGAAGTGATATTCTTTCTAACTCGAGGAGCTTATGAAACCTTCCAAAAAGAGCAAGTTAAAGAATTTTGCGAATCACGCGGTATTAGCGTCAAAATAGTTGACATTTCCGAAGATGAAAAAGTCGCTGATTTTGTTAAGAAGATAATACCTCGCGTACAGGATGGTGACGAGGTTATCTTAGACGTAACTCACTCTTTTAGAATGTTGCCAATGATGGCTCTAATTATTTCTCTTTATTTGAAAGAACTAAAGCAAATTCAAGTGAAAATAATATACGGCAAGTACGATCGTGACATAAAAACAACAAGATGCACTGATATTACAGAAATGTCGGAGACTATAGATTGGATATATGGAACGAAACTATTTACAAACTACGGTTTTGCAACCCAGTTGTCAGAGTTGATTAAAAAGCAGAACGAAAAATACTATAAAAACAACCACAAAAAGAACGCAGACAGACCAACAAAGCTGGGGATATTGTCAGATGACCTAACAAAAGTATCGGAATCTATAAGGCTTGGGTCTATCCAACTTATCCGTAATTCTTTAAGTAAGTTCTTCAAGGACATTAGCGACGAAAAGCTAAAAAGAGATGTAAGTGAATTTGTTCCTCATTTCGCCCCACTCTTTGAAAAACTTGTTGAACGTTACAAAGCCTTCCACATCGAAAATGAATCGCTGATTCTCAATGAAGAAGAACTGAAGTCAGAAGCGGAGTTGGTGAAATTCTATGTGCAAACCGGTGATTACGGTATGGCGCTAAGATTGGCTCGTGAATACATAAAGAACGTTCTTCTGTACAAAATGGGCAAACACGACGAGTTCTTGAATATTAGTGAAAGAGAATCATTACCGGTGAAGTCGAATGTATTGTTTGATGCAAGAAATCACTTTGCTCATTTCGGTTTTAACAACCTGCCCGTAAGTCCCGACAAGATCAGAGCTGCACTTAACGATTTGATTGAAAAGATTGAGAATGGCAACTTAGATGTATTCTTCAATGAGTTCACACCAGAAAAAAACCTGAAGGCTATCTTAACTCCTCTTGGTACAACTCAAGGAGCTTTGTACACTGTACTGAAAAATTACAACGCAGACCTACTGGTTATCCTTACCTCAGAGGAAGGGAATAAGTTAGTCGATGAAATTGTAGAAAAATCGGAGTTTAGGGGCGAAGTTAGAACAATAATTATAAAGGATCCATTTTCCGGTGTTACTGAAATAAGGGATATACTCTCCAAAGCAGAAAACTATCTTGAGAATGCAAGGGAGATAATCGTCAACATTACTGGTGGAACAACCTTTATGACATATATTATAGAAAGAATAAGAGATAGAATCCGATATGGAAAGTCTATCAAGTCGGTCATTGCATTTGACGAAAGACCTTATGACGAACAGAGGAAGAATCCTTACGTTGTTGGCAAGATCCTTGAAATCGCCTAA
- the cas2 gene encoding CRISPR-associated endonuclease Cas2: protein MYVIMVYDVNVKRVRKVLKIGRKYLNWTLRSVLEGFLTKEDYEALKNEIRSIIDSENDTVYFYIIETSSRPYRILLGNAPAEFNFIE from the coding sequence ATGTACGTAATTATGGTATACGATGTGAATGTCAAAAGAGTACGGAAAGTGTTGAAAATCGGAAGGAAATATTTGAACTGGACGCTTCGTTCAGTTCTTGAAGGTTTCTTAACTAAAGAGGACTATGAGGCTTTGAAGAATGAAATTAGAAGTATAATCGATTCTGAGAATGACACAGTTTACTTTTACATTATAGAAACATCCAGTAGGCCCTACAGAATTCTTCTGGGTAATGCACCTGCCGAATTCAATTTCATCGAGTAA
- the cas2 gene encoding CRISPR-associated endonuclease Cas2, with amino-acid sequence MSKRYLVVYDINEKRVSKVHKLLLRFLVWKQNSTFEGFLTNGSLKEMIRRIGKYVKKEDEDGVVIYSLPRDCKIKLEVLGKDKGNIFSNFIE; translated from the coding sequence ATGAGCAAACGATATCTTGTCGTCTATGATATAAACGAAAAAAGAGTTTCAAAAGTGCACAAGTTGTTACTTCGATTTTTGGTTTGGAAACAGAACTCGACTTTCGAGGGCTTTCTAACCAATGGTTCACTCAAAGAGATGATAAGAAGAATTGGAAAGTATGTGAAGAAAGAGGATGAAGATGGAGTAGTAATATACTCCTTGCCAAGAGATTGCAAAATCAAATTAGAAGTGCTTGGAAAGGATAAAGGTAATATCTTTTCGAATTTTATAGAATAA